Part of the Arachis hypogaea cultivar Tifrunner chromosome 6, arahy.Tifrunner.gnm2.J5K5, whole genome shotgun sequence genome, TGGTATTTTTCCAGGCTGTTGACAAAGTATTGCAATCTTTAACTTTGCTTCTAATtttcatctatatatatatatatatacagcagCTCAAATAACATAATGAACTCCTGAAGCAAAATACCAGTTAGAAAAATAAATGGCCAACTCAATAAGCAATGTATTTCAATACATTGCACTACTCACTAAAAAGGCAAAACCACCACAATCTTTAAACTTGGTTGTAATAGTTTGTGTCAATGTACTGTATCCGAAAGCATCTACAAACAGATCAACGTGTTGTTTGGAAGGAAAATCCTCAGACCAGATTGTAGCACATCAGTTAAGAGTACAATGAAAAAAGAGGAAATTCCGATGTGCTTACCTGTGACATCCCTTGAAGATGTTAGAGATCTATCCGTCATTATTGCTCCTTTGCCGCTCAAGGCTACCAATCTTTCTGCTCTGGTGGAAAATGAACCCGACTTACTGTTCAACGAAGATGAAAGCGAATGCCGCTTGGTTAATGGTCATAGCATTTTTGTCTAACAAATCAgcggcgaagaagaagaagattctaTTTGATGTTGTTGCAGCTAGTTATGAAGATCCACTAAATCTTGTCGAATCTCACTTAGCATTCCCTTGGCGGCATGCAGAGTCTTCAATTTGCCAACGGCTTCGGCACTATGACCGGTCTCATCTCCCTTCTTCGGTTCGACGATTTCTTCCAGAAGATTAGCATCCCAAATATCAGTGCTGCCAAGGTCGTCGTAATCAGGACCACCAAACCCAAGATGGAATCCAAGCGACACACCCAGCACTGACTCGATTGTATGCACAAAATTGGAGTTCAAAGACATCGCGAACGAGTGAGGGTAAGAAGGACCGAGTCAAAATTGAGCGAATCTACTGTGACCTGTGAGCTAAGAATTGAACCAAGAAACAAAATATGGGCAAAAGAAATATTTAAACCATATATTTGACTCTACCAAAAAAAACTAcagatttgaatttcaaaaattttttggttGAAACTTCCCCGCTCAATAAATGTTATTTAAACACTTTAATATCAAAACTGGACACTTGTCATACATTTGAACTGAATACTTGTTGATCAATTAGCCTATACACTTGTCGAGCATTGAACCTACTACTACTTtcctataatatatataataatataataataataataatataatataatatataataataataataaaataatataataataataatataaatatatatatatatatattttgattaattaattaatagataGATAATAGATAGATGCGCTTATGCAATGTATGTAAATACTAGGAtattacaaaaacacaaaaaacattGTTTGTAGGAAGTATATCCGAACTCTAATCCCTAAAAGAGAAACACATCAAGTATTGTGCAACTAACACCACTTTAGTTCCTTATGACCAACTGATGCCAAAAAGGTGCTAGTCCTTAAACCATTTTCCACCAAAGGTACGCCCTGGGGCATAGAGTAGAGAGGGTTCAGAAGTAGAATTTCGGTTTGAGTAACCACTGCAGAAAGCATTTTTAGAACCAGAATTTGGGTCTGAGTAACCACTGCAGAAaacatcaaaacaaaaagaagcaacaaaataatagtttaattaaaCACCATCATGTATAACATGTAGGAGATAATGGAACAGAAACTGCATTTGAAGTAATTCTCACTCGTAGTAGTCTGAATCTGAGTCTTCTCCACCTGCAAGTTTTCGAGCTTCTGATTTTTTCCTACAAACAACAAAGTCATTTTAAGTAGCAATAAATTCAACTATACATGGATATATTGAGGGAGGTAGTTGAATGAAACCTCAATTCCCTTGATTTTGCCTTTATTTCTTCAGCACTGCCAAGATTACAAATATTGCAGCACAAGGGAACGATTTTGGCAACCGAAGGACCACCTATgacacaaaaatgaaaaatgtCACTGTCTCTAACAGTATCTGATAGTAAAAAGaagtaaacaaagaaaaaatttagtAAAGATACCAGATTTTGGAGGATCTGGATGAGGTTCACAGTAAGACACGTGAGTATCCCGATTAGGCTTTTGATGAACTAGGGCATAAAAATGCCTAGTAGGAGAATTTCCAAGTATCGGCTGAGCCTTAAAGTGCAATAATCGAATAAAACCAATCTTCCTTATATAAAAACACATGTCCTCACAGCGTTGAGAAACCTTGTATTGTTCTTTCTGGAAAACAAttaacaaataattatttttctacaTGAAAGCAATAAAGCAAAACGAAATCAACAGATTAAGATTGGGAAAAAAAATAACCTCCTTTCGATTTTTGTTGTAATGTTGCATTGCCACTAATGGATAAGGAAACACATCCTCAAGCTTCTTGCTTTGGTGTGAACACTTAAATCTGTAGCAGTGGAGACAAATCACGGTATTTGAGGCACTGATAAGAAACTGATATAATGATCTATGTTACTATCAATCataattaagaaaaaagaaacataatTGTGTACTCACACTTTTTTCCCTTTACTACGAGGATGCTCAGGCGCATTCCTTCTGGCGGAGCGCTCAGAGTTTGGTCTTTGATTACAAACAAAATTTATGAGATAAAGAAACTTACAAAACTAATATATTTCTATAAATGATTATTAAGTAAACAATAACAAAGCTTTTTTGTACTCACATTCTTTCTTGTTTACCATGAGGATCTTCCAGTACAATGCTTCCAGTGGAGACCTTACCACGCTTTGGTCTGCATTTTCATATACAAATTGTATGAGATCTCacaataaattaaaaagtttCCAGATATATAGACAACAAAAAGAGAAAGCACGAAGCTCATAAATAGTAACAACCCTGACCTGCGAGATGTCGAATCACTGTAGTTAGCTACACGATGATGAGATCTAAGATTGTACGGCACTCGCAATGGTTCCATGCTGTCTCTGGATTTCAataaaaacacacacaaaaaGGTGGAGGGGAAAAAAGGGCTTACTGATTTGTATACAACAAGAGATGAGGAATCAGAGACAACATACAAACACCAAaagaatgattttgaaaaaatgaaaagaaagtacAAGGAAGCTTCAAAGCGCACCTACAAGACAAAATTAGACAGGAGGAGTGCATGTTATGCTCATTTACAATTGCCCAACAGCAAAAAGAATTTCTGATATGCATGTCATAAATTCATATAGTTGTCCAGAGCAGACCATGTTTCTGCCATGTTTGCATACAAAGCAGAAAATCTTTGTTGACTCAACCAACCTCCCAATTTGTAATCCATATAATAGCTTTACCATGCAATGCTGCCTCTAACATGTTCATGTCAAAGTGAGTCAACTAAGACGATTAGACTATGGCTAACCTCAATAGAGTATTCATACAGTCGGTCTTAGCAATTTATTAAGAAGGCAAGTTCGTAACAACCACTGTATTTAGGCTCTAAATCGTTGGCCAATGAGGTTAGCTACTATCATAGCAGAAGAGAAGGAACAAGAAGAACCTAAGCAAGATAAACCCCTTCTCTTCTTTAAAGGATGGTTTAACGAGTTCATATTAACAAGGTTTATTAGAATTGTTGTATGATCCATTCTCAAAAGGAAAATTCTTTTATATAATGTAGGAATTGGCTTtgatctttggagttcttgttcaTTAACTTCCAGAAATCCTAAAACTCACTCCTCCTCTCAGACATCATATCAATATAACATTTGTTTACCAAACAACTTAACATCAGAGAGGAGGTAgcaaataaatgaataattacGAGTGAACTCGGATTTTAGAGGAGGCAGCCATGGAACTGCAGAAGCTAAGCAAGTTGAAAGCCTCTTTAAACCTGACAAAGCAATGACTCGTATAATataaattctctaaattttgaattttattttagaatataaaatataatctcttactatttatttcataaataaaaataaaaaaaattatgaaagacaaaaaatttaataatatgagTTCATATTTTatcctttaaaataaaaattcaaaatttaaaagatttaaattcatTCCAAAAGCCCTAAAGCAGTATCTCGAATTCTCAATCATtaatcaaccacaatcatcatacgctcgaataaataattaaaaaagaaaatgcagaaaacaaCAAGAATCGAATAAACCTAGGGAAACATAGAACAGCGTGAGAAAGAACcaagaaaaaggagaaacaaagTAGGAAAAAAAAGTATTACCTGGTTGCGGCAGAAGGAAattgagatgaagaagaagaaagaagtagaCTCGTTATTTAGATGTTATTAAAtcgatagaaaaaaaaatttagtgcgtTTCGTAAATttgtaataataaaagtaaaagtattaaaaaaacaaaaaatatttttttaaaaaattaaaaatttttattgcttttaataattttttaataataaaaataaaaatattaaaagaataaaaaaatatttttttaaacagttataatttataatttttttaaatatttttttaaataattattttttatataataaataaataaataatatttttattttattttatttaaatataattaataaataaaaaagtttatatgaaatatttaaatataaaattatttttatttttataaa contains:
- the LOC112696974 gene encoding uncharacterized protein, which produces MAASSKIRVHSDSMEPLRVPYNLRSHHRVANYSDSTSRRPKRGKVSTGSIVLEDPHGKQERIPNSERSARRNAPEHPRSKGKKVFKCSHQSKKLEDVFPYPLVAMQHYNKNRKEKEQYKVSQRCEDMCFYIRKIGFIRLLHFKAQPILGNSPTRHFYALVHQKPNRDTHVSYCEPHPDPPKSGGPSVAKIVPLCCNICNLGSAEEIKAKSRELRKKSEARKLAGGEDSDSDYYDGYSDPNSGSKNAFCSGYSNRNSTSEPSLLYAPGRTFGGKWFKD